A single region of the Streptomyces sp. NBC_00425 genome encodes:
- a CDS encoding nucleotide disphospho-sugar-binding domain-containing protein: protein MRILVSTGPSYGLYCPVVPLAWALRAAGHDVLVAAPESLAPVANGSGMPFIPTYGPMHMREVMAHDRQGEPIAFAREEPQMLEQAGRGFGRLAARTLPGLLDVAEKWKPDVIVAEPHTYAAGVVAQLKGIPWVEHGVGLGYFREMDKSGADELTPELTELGLGALPEPDLALEPCPASLLPAGGAHGVPMRYVQYDPPATVPSWVFEARERPRLLLTLGTVAPAAGGARVLKDLVNSLPALGVELLVAVADDIVPELGPLPDAVLAAGFLPLASVLPSCDLVVHHCGGGSTMAAILAGLPQLLVPQPIVAEQYDSARRVTAYGSARQLVGQPIDPEAVVENCRALLEDESYGVKARALRAEVAAMPSPASVVPVIEELAGARPGR from the coding sequence ATGAGGATTCTCGTGAGCACCGGCCCGAGCTACGGGCTCTACTGTCCGGTCGTCCCGCTGGCCTGGGCGCTGCGCGCGGCGGGTCACGACGTGCTGGTCGCCGCACCGGAGAGCCTTGCCCCCGTGGCCAACGGCTCGGGGATGCCCTTCATCCCGACCTACGGGCCGATGCACATGCGGGAGGTCATGGCCCACGACCGGCAGGGCGAACCCATCGCGTTCGCGCGTGAGGAGCCGCAGATGCTGGAGCAGGCGGGCCGCGGCTTCGGCCGGCTCGCCGCCCGTACCCTGCCCGGCCTCCTCGACGTCGCCGAGAAGTGGAAGCCCGACGTCATCGTCGCCGAGCCGCACACCTACGCGGCCGGCGTCGTGGCGCAGCTGAAGGGCATCCCCTGGGTCGAGCACGGCGTCGGCCTCGGCTACTTCCGCGAGATGGACAAGTCGGGGGCCGACGAGCTGACGCCGGAACTGACCGAGCTGGGCCTGGGCGCCCTGCCCGAGCCCGACCTGGCGCTGGAACCCTGCCCGGCCTCGCTGCTGCCCGCCGGGGGCGCCCACGGCGTCCCGATGCGCTACGTCCAGTACGACCCGCCGGCCACCGTGCCGTCGTGGGTGTTCGAGGCGCGCGAGCGCCCCCGCCTGCTGCTCACCCTGGGCACGGTGGCACCGGCGGCCGGCGGCGCCCGGGTGCTCAAGGACCTGGTCAACTCGCTGCCCGCGCTGGGCGTGGAGCTGCTCGTCGCGGTCGCCGACGACATCGTCCCCGAGCTGGGCCCGCTGCCCGACGCGGTGCTGGCCGCCGGCTTCCTGCCGCTCGCCTCGGTGCTGCCCTCCTGTGACCTGGTGGTCCACCACTGCGGCGGCGGCTCCACCATGGCGGCGATCCTCGCGGGACTGCCGCAGCTGCTGGTCCCGCAGCCGATCGTCGCCGAGCAGTACGACAGCGCGCGCCGTGTCACCGCGTACGGCTCCGCCCGCCAGCTGGTGGGACAGCCCATCGACCCGGAAGCCGTCGTGGAGAACTGCCGCGCCCTGCTCGAGGACGAGTCGTACGGCGTCAAGGCCCGGGCACTGCGCGCGGAGGTGGCCGCGATGCCGTCTCCGGCGTCCGTCGTGCCCGTCATCGAAGAACTCGCCGGCGCCAGGCCGGGACGGTAG
- a CDS encoding dTDP-4-dehydrorhamnose 3,5-epimerase family protein, with the protein MEIEEMAVRDAYRIRPRIHSDERGAFFESFRDEEFTRVTGHVFRPVQTNFSVNHRNVLRGMHGVSLPPGQAKYVTCVRGAVLDVVLDVRVGSPTFGGHDVSLLEPGKGTAVFLPDGMAHGFVSLTDDSCVSYVFDTPYVPGTPFEIDPFDPDLALPWPSTQEPVVVAPKDLQAPSLSRAAELGILPRYEDCLAHYARQRSAFLSHSPWNAIPSRPSEFAGEKE; encoded by the coding sequence ATGGAGATCGAGGAGATGGCCGTGCGGGACGCCTACCGCATCCGGCCGCGAATCCACAGCGACGAGCGGGGTGCTTTCTTCGAGTCCTTCCGGGACGAGGAGTTCACCCGCGTCACCGGCCACGTGTTCCGGCCGGTGCAGACCAACTTCTCCGTCAACCACCGCAACGTGCTGCGCGGCATGCACGGGGTGAGTCTGCCGCCGGGCCAGGCCAAGTACGTCACCTGCGTCCGGGGCGCGGTGCTGGACGTGGTGCTGGACGTGCGCGTCGGCTCGCCGACGTTCGGCGGCCACGACGTGAGCCTGCTGGAGCCGGGGAAGGGCACGGCGGTGTTCCTGCCCGACGGGATGGCGCACGGTTTCGTGTCACTGACCGACGACTCCTGCGTCAGCTACGTGTTCGACACCCCGTACGTTCCGGGCACTCCCTTCGAGATCGACCCGTTCGACCCTGATCTGGCCCTGCCCTGGCCCTCGACACAGGAACCGGTGGTGGTGGCGCCGAAGGACCTCCAGGCGCCGAGTCTGTCCCGGGCCGCCGAACTCGGCATCCTGCCCCGCTACGAGGACTGTCTGGCGCACTACGCCCGGCAGCGCTCCGCTTTCCTTTCGCATTCGCCTTGGAACGCGATTCCGAGCCGACCTTCTGAATTCGCCGGAGAAAAGGAGTAG
- a CDS encoding cytochrome P450 has translation MSVNAAESTTDQSTFPYKRKCPFSLPEEYGPMMKKGSVTKVSLITGLEVWAVTDYHLIRQLLTDPRISSSRKHDNFPFYFEAPPEFRTETSFIGYDAPEHTTTRRKAAVTFTNRRVQQLRAKIAENVDLRLDALEAAGSPADLHEIVSLPVPMSMICELLGVPYEDHAFFAEHGTNLLGGHSTPDQRQAAMVEVGRYLEKLVGLKEREPGDDLLSRAITAYRESGEEYTTRDLVNLCRLLMNGGHETTANMISLCTMALLRNPEQLEQLKADPTLIGPAVEELVRYITIGDLAVPRVALDDIELDGVTIKKGDGILCLALPANRDATVFDRPDELILSRGTRRHLGFGHGAHYCIGADLARVELEIALTKIFERFPDLQLAVPYEDIRTKEGSVVYGVWSLPVKW, from the coding sequence ATGTCGGTGAACGCCGCCGAATCCACGACCGACCAGTCGACGTTTCCCTACAAGCGCAAGTGCCCCTTCTCCCTGCCCGAGGAGTACGGGCCCATGATGAAGAAGGGGTCGGTGACGAAAGTCAGCCTCATCACCGGCCTCGAGGTCTGGGCGGTCACCGACTACCACCTGATACGCCAGCTGCTGACCGATCCCCGCATCAGCTCCTCGCGCAAGCACGACAACTTCCCCTTCTACTTCGAGGCCCCGCCGGAGTTCCGCACCGAGACCTCCTTCATCGGGTACGACGCCCCCGAGCACACCACCACCCGCCGCAAGGCCGCCGTCACCTTCACCAACCGCCGGGTCCAGCAGCTGCGCGCGAAGATCGCCGAGAACGTGGACCTGCGCCTCGACGCCCTCGAGGCGGCGGGCTCGCCGGCCGACCTGCACGAGATCGTCTCGCTGCCGGTCCCGATGTCGATGATCTGCGAACTGCTCGGAGTGCCGTACGAGGACCACGCGTTCTTCGCCGAGCACGGCACCAACCTGCTGGGCGGCCACAGCACCCCCGACCAGCGGCAGGCCGCGATGGTCGAGGTGGGCAGGTACCTGGAGAAGCTGGTCGGCCTCAAGGAACGCGAGCCCGGCGACGACCTGCTCAGCCGGGCGATCACCGCCTACCGGGAGTCCGGCGAGGAGTACACCACGCGCGATCTGGTCAATCTGTGCCGGCTGCTGATGAACGGCGGGCACGAGACGACCGCCAACATGATCTCCCTGTGCACCATGGCCCTGCTGCGCAACCCGGAGCAGCTGGAGCAGCTCAAGGCGGACCCGACGCTGATCGGCCCGGCCGTCGAGGAACTCGTCCGCTACATCACCATCGGCGACCTGGCCGTCCCCCGGGTCGCGCTGGACGACATCGAGCTCGACGGCGTGACCATCAAGAAGGGCGACGGCATCCTGTGCCTGGCCCTGCCGGCCAACCGGGACGCCACCGTCTTCGACCGGCCCGACGAGCTGATCCTCTCCCGCGGCACCCGGCGCCACCTCGGTTTCGGGCACGGCGCGCACTACTGCATCGGCGCGGACCTGGCCCGGGTCGAGCTGGAGATCGCCCTCACCAAGATCTTCGAGCGGTTCCCGGACCTCCAGCTCGCGGTGCCCTACGAGGACATCCGCACCAAGGAGGGCTCCGTCGTCTACGGTGTCTGGTCGCTGCCCGTCAAGTGGTGA
- a CDS encoding SDR family NAD(P)-dependent oxidoreductase: MSDRRVAFVTGASSGIGLAVTRTLAEQGMAVYGCARDADKLAETLEKLTAEGLEVAGGPCDVTSTDGVRAAVAAAVERFGRIDVLVNNAGRGGGGEIAHLDEPTWLDVIDTNLNGVFRVTKEVLASGRMGENGYGRIVSIASTGGKQGVVYASPYSASKHGVVGFTKAVGLELAKSGITVNAVCPGYVETPMAERVRSGYADFWGVSEQDVLEKFNAKIPLGRYSTPEEVAGLVSYLVTDTAASITAQAINVCGGLGNY, from the coding sequence ATGAGCGACAGGCGCGTAGCGTTCGTCACCGGAGCCAGCAGCGGCATCGGCCTCGCGGTGACCCGGACCCTCGCGGAGCAGGGCATGGCGGTGTACGGGTGCGCCCGGGACGCCGACAAGCTGGCCGAGACGCTGGAGAAGCTCACCGCGGAAGGGCTGGAGGTCGCCGGCGGGCCCTGCGACGTGACCTCCACCGACGGCGTCCGTGCCGCCGTCGCGGCGGCCGTGGAGCGCTTCGGCCGTATCGACGTCCTGGTCAACAACGCCGGCCGCGGCGGCGGCGGGGAGATCGCGCATCTCGACGAGCCGACCTGGCTCGACGTGATCGACACCAACCTCAACGGTGTCTTCCGGGTGACCAAGGAGGTGCTGGCGTCCGGCCGGATGGGTGAGAACGGCTACGGACGGATCGTCAGCATCGCCTCCACCGGCGGCAAGCAGGGCGTCGTCTACGCGTCGCCCTACTCGGCCTCCAAGCACGGGGTGGTCGGCTTCACCAAGGCCGTCGGTCTCGAACTGGCGAAGTCGGGCATCACCGTCAACGCGGTGTGTCCCGGGTACGTCGAGACGCCGATGGCCGAGCGGGTCAGGTCCGGGTACGCGGACTTCTGGGGCGTCTCGGAGCAGGACGTCCTGGAGAAGTTCAACGCCAAGATCCCGCTGGGCCGTTACTCCACCCCGGAGGAGGTCGCGGGCCTGGTCTCCTACCTGGTGACCGACACCGCGGCGTCCATCACGGCGCAGGCGATCAACGTCTGCGGCGGGCTGGGCAACTACTGA
- a CDS encoding acyl carrier protein, which yields MAELTIDRLKDILRISAGEDESEQLAGDIGGTTFGELGYDSLALLETAALIKREFGVDITDDMEHLNTPQAITDFVNGKSLA from the coding sequence ATGGCGGAACTGACGATCGACCGGCTCAAGGACATTCTGCGGATCAGCGCGGGCGAGGACGAGTCGGAGCAGCTCGCCGGCGACATCGGCGGGACCACGTTCGGCGAGCTCGGCTACGACTCGCTGGCCCTGCTGGAGACGGCGGCCCTCATCAAGCGCGAGTTCGGCGTCGACATCACCGACGACATGGAGCACCTGAACACGCCGCAGGCGATCACGGACTTCGTGAACGGCAAGTCCCTCGCGTGA
- a CDS encoding NDP-hexose 2,3-dehydratase family protein: MSGVENLKPREDLVLPSRLAASAQRTAGVQMHMDEFDAWLAERAGAHDFTVDRIPFSGLRGWKFENDIGNLVHESGRFFSVEGLCLRTPGSADRFQPIINQPEVGILGILVKEFDGVLHFLMQAKMEPGNPVPLMLSPTVQATRSNYTQVHRGAKVKYLEYFTGRRPARVIADVLQSEHGDWFYRKRNRNMLVEAAPDDVVPLDDDFCWLTLGQINALLARDNVINMDSRTVLACLPPVGPEAGAADRFSRSLAASRDPGAGAVSTTAELLSWFTGLRADCRLEAGRLPLGALPGWHRDDKEISRDDGRYFRVVAADVRAGSREVASWSQPLVEPVGRGLSAFLVREFDGVLHVLVRAATEGGFLDGVELAPTVQCMSEGELEEETSPFLGLIPVQGSPRIRYDALHAEEGGRFLNAVSRYVVAETDAAATDAPPPGHAWATVSQLTALLRHSQYVNVQARTLVACLNSLG, encoded by the coding sequence GTGTCGGGTGTGGAAAATCTGAAGCCACGGGAAGACCTCGTTCTTCCCAGCCGACTCGCCGCCTCCGCCCAGCGGACGGCGGGCGTTCAGATGCACATGGACGAATTCGACGCGTGGCTGGCCGAACGGGCGGGCGCGCATGACTTCACGGTCGATCGCATTCCGTTCTCCGGACTGCGCGGGTGGAAATTCGAGAACGACATCGGGAACCTCGTGCACGAAAGCGGCAGGTTCTTCTCCGTGGAAGGCCTCTGCCTGCGCACCCCTGGATCCGCCGACCGGTTCCAGCCGATCATCAACCAGCCCGAGGTCGGCATCCTCGGGATTCTCGTCAAGGAGTTCGACGGGGTCCTGCATTTCCTGATGCAGGCCAAGATGGAGCCGGGAAACCCGGTGCCGCTGATGCTGTCGCCGACCGTCCAGGCCACCCGGAGCAACTACACGCAGGTGCACCGGGGCGCGAAGGTCAAGTACCTGGAGTACTTCACGGGACGGCGGCCGGCCCGGGTGATCGCCGACGTGCTGCAGTCCGAGCACGGCGACTGGTTCTACCGCAAACGGAACCGGAACATGCTGGTCGAGGCGGCCCCCGACGACGTGGTCCCGCTCGACGACGACTTCTGCTGGCTGACCCTCGGGCAGATCAACGCCCTGCTGGCCAGGGACAACGTCATCAACATGGACTCGCGCACCGTGCTGGCGTGCCTGCCCCCGGTGGGGCCGGAGGCCGGGGCCGCCGACCGGTTCAGCCGCTCGCTGGCCGCCTCCCGCGACCCCGGCGCCGGCGCCGTGTCGACCACGGCCGAGCTGCTGAGCTGGTTCACCGGGCTGCGCGCCGACTGCCGGCTCGAGGCGGGCCGGCTCCCGCTGGGCGCCCTGCCCGGCTGGCACCGCGACGACAAGGAGATCAGCCGCGACGACGGCCGGTACTTCCGGGTGGTGGCCGCCGACGTACGGGCCGGCAGCCGGGAGGTCGCGTCCTGGTCCCAGCCGCTCGTCGAGCCCGTCGGCAGGGGCCTGTCCGCCTTTCTGGTCAGGGAGTTCGACGGCGTGCTCCACGTCCTCGTGCGCGCCGCGACCGAGGGCGGCTTCCTGGACGGCGTCGAACTGGCCCCGACGGTCCAGTGCATGTCGGAAGGCGAACTCGAGGAGGAGACCTCGCCGTTCCTCGGCCTGATCCCCGTCCAGGGCTCCCCGCGGATCCGCTACGACGCACTCCACGCCGAGGAGGGCGGCCGCTTCCTGAACGCGGTGAGCCGCTACGTCGTCGCCGAGACGGACGCGGCGGCGACCGACGCCCCGCCGCCCGGTCACGCCTGGGCGACGGTCAGCCAGCTCACCGCCCTGCTCCGGCACAGCCAGTACGTCAACGTGCAGGCACGCACCCTCGTCGCCTGCCTGAACTCCCTCGGCTAG
- a CDS encoding AfsR/SARP family transcriptional regulator: MLEINVLGPMEATGAGRCIAPTAAKPRQVLALLALRAGEVVSVSTLVEEIWGEKPPRSALTTLQTYILQLRRLIGRVVLSGSAKDVLLTRYNGYLFAPEAVMVDAQLYDGLVDEANQASENGDHVEAYRVARQALDLWSGDALIDVLRGVHLSIEATRLEQSRLGLLETRIAAELHLGRHHMLLGELAVLVARNPMHENFCAKLMIALYRSGQRWRALEVYQRVRSELADELGLEPSARLQQLQHAILSADPALDFVAPTTLFTQPT, translated from the coding sequence TTGCTGGAAATAAACGTGCTCGGGCCGATGGAGGCCACCGGGGCCGGCCGGTGCATCGCGCCCACGGCGGCGAAACCGCGCCAGGTCCTCGCACTGCTGGCACTGCGGGCCGGTGAGGTCGTGTCGGTGTCCACCCTGGTCGAGGAGATCTGGGGTGAGAAACCACCGCGGAGCGCGCTGACGACCCTGCAGACCTACATCCTGCAACTGCGCAGACTGATCGGCCGGGTCGTGCTGTCGGGCTCGGCGAAGGACGTCCTGCTGACCCGTTACAACGGCTACCTGTTCGCTCCCGAGGCGGTGATGGTGGACGCCCAGCTCTACGACGGGCTCGTCGACGAGGCCAACCAGGCCTCGGAGAACGGCGACCACGTGGAGGCGTACCGGGTGGCCAGGCAGGCCCTCGACCTCTGGTCGGGGGACGCCCTGATCGACGTCCTGCGCGGGGTCCACCTCAGCATCGAGGCCACACGTCTGGAGCAGAGCCGGCTGGGTCTGCTCGAGACCCGTATCGCCGCCGAACTGCACCTGGGCAGGCACCACATGCTGCTCGGCGAACTCGCGGTGCTGGTCGCCCGCAATCCGATGCACGAGAACTTCTGCGCCAAGCTCATGATCGCCCTCTACCGCTCGGGGCAGCGCTGGCGCGCGCTGGAGGTCTACCAGCGCGTGCGCAGCGAACTGGCCGACGAGCTCGGGCTGGAACCGTCGGCCCGACTGCAGCAGTTGCAGCACGCGATCCTGTCAGCGGATCCCGCGCTCGACTTCGTCGCCCCGACCACCCTGTTCACCCAGCCGACATGA
- a CDS encoding antibiotic biosynthesis monooxygenase, with protein MTEAQKVPDVRKTVTVDVPADRAFAIFAERPIEWFPERHVFVEDRVSLTIEPFEGGRYYEVGADGTDIAWGTVVEWNPSKRIVLTWRVGPHWQPIFDDEKASFIEVDFEPAGPGRTTVALTHSGLHRHGEIAPQIHAALDGPSPGDTLARYEQVVARVSAAAKAVPVTLVNRFQLTGDAEEFEKVFAATSAFFAAQPGFVEHTLHRRLGDPSSYVNIARWADNASLRAAVAQPEFQPHSAALRALAVSSPELFEARLQVTAGDAE; from the coding sequence ATGACCGAGGCGCAGAAGGTCCCCGACGTGCGCAAGACGGTGACCGTGGACGTGCCCGCCGACCGGGCCTTCGCCATTTTCGCCGAGCGTCCGATCGAATGGTTCCCCGAGAGGCACGTCTTCGTCGAGGACCGGGTGTCGCTGACCATCGAACCCTTCGAGGGCGGCCGCTACTACGAGGTCGGCGCCGACGGCACCGACATCGCCTGGGGCACGGTGGTGGAGTGGAACCCGTCCAAGCGGATCGTGCTGACCTGGCGGGTCGGCCCGCACTGGCAGCCGATCTTCGACGACGAGAAGGCGAGCTTCATCGAGGTCGACTTCGAGCCGGCTGGCCCCGGGCGGACGACCGTGGCGCTCACGCACAGCGGACTTCACCGGCACGGCGAGATCGCGCCGCAGATCCACGCGGCGCTCGACGGCCCGAGCCCCGGGGACACGCTGGCCCGCTACGAGCAGGTCGTCGCCCGGGTCAGTGCGGCGGCGAAGGCGGTCCCCGTGACCCTCGTCAACAGGTTCCAGCTGACGGGGGACGCCGAGGAGTTCGAGAAGGTCTTCGCCGCGACCTCGGCGTTCTTCGCGGCCCAGCCGGGTTTCGTCGAGCACACCCTGCACCGGCGGCTCGGCGACCCGTCGTCGTACGTGAACATCGCGCGCTGGGCGGACAACGCCAGTCTGCGGGCGGCGGTGGCGCAGCCGGAGTTCCAGCCGCACAGTGCGGCGCTGCGGGCGCTCGCCGTGTCGAGCCCGGAGCTGTTCGAGGCGCGTCTGCAGGTGACGGCCGGCGACGCCGAGTGA
- the rfbB gene encoding dTDP-glucose 4,6-dehydratase, which translates to MRILVTGAAGFIGSHYVRAMLSGEYAGYEQAEITVLDKLTYAGNRANLPAEHPRLTFVHGDVCDRELLRDLVPGHEAVVHFAAESHVDRSLVRAADFVGTNCVGTHNVMEASLAAGVSRVVHVSTDEVYGSITHGSWTEDWPLAPNSPYAASKAASDLITLAYARTHGLDVSVTRCSNNYGPYQHVEKLIPLFATNLLDGVPVPLYGDGTNIREWLHVSDHCRAVQLVLTGGRPGEVYNVGGGTERTNREITDLLLDLCGADPSLVDRAPDRKGHDLRYALDDSRIRTELGYAPEVPFDEGLAATVAWYRDNPTWWRPLKNDGREPAAAAAAGGRGRTA; encoded by the coding sequence ATGCGTATCCTGGTCACCGGCGCGGCCGGCTTCATCGGCTCCCACTACGTGCGAGCGATGCTGAGCGGTGAGTACGCCGGATACGAACAAGCCGAGATCACCGTCCTCGACAAACTCACCTACGCCGGCAACCGGGCGAACCTCCCCGCCGAGCACCCCCGGCTGACCTTCGTCCACGGCGACGTCTGCGACCGCGAACTGCTGCGCGACCTGGTCCCCGGGCACGAGGCCGTCGTCCACTTCGCCGCCGAATCCCACGTCGACCGCTCCCTGGTGCGCGCGGCCGACTTCGTGGGCACCAACTGCGTCGGCACGCACAACGTCATGGAGGCGAGCCTCGCCGCCGGTGTGTCCCGCGTGGTGCACGTGTCCACCGACGAGGTGTACGGCTCCATCACCCACGGCAGCTGGACGGAGGACTGGCCGCTCGCCCCCAACTCGCCCTACGCGGCGTCCAAGGCGGCCAGTGACCTCATCACCCTCGCCTACGCGCGCACGCACGGCCTGGACGTGTCCGTCACCCGCTGCTCCAACAACTACGGCCCCTACCAGCACGTCGAGAAGCTCATCCCGCTGTTCGCCACCAACCTGCTCGACGGCGTCCCCGTCCCCCTCTACGGCGACGGCACCAACATCCGCGAGTGGCTGCACGTGTCCGACCACTGCCGGGCCGTGCAGCTGGTGCTGACGGGCGGCCGCCCCGGCGAGGTCTACAACGTCGGCGGCGGCACCGAACGCACCAACCGGGAGATCACCGACCTGCTCCTCGACCTGTGCGGAGCCGACCCGTCCCTCGTCGACCGCGCCCCCGACCGCAAGGGCCACGACCTGCGCTACGCCCTGGACGACTCCAGGATCCGCACCGAACTCGGCTACGCCCCCGAGGTCCCCTTCGACGAGGGCCTCGCCGCGACCGTCGCCTGGTACCGCGACAACCCGACCTGGTGGCGCCCCCTGAAGAACGACGGCCGGGAACCCGCGGCCGCCGCGGCGGCCGGCGGACGGGGGAGGACCGCCTGA